A DNA window from Macadamia integrifolia cultivar HAES 741 chromosome 4, SCU_Mint_v3, whole genome shotgun sequence contains the following coding sequences:
- the LOC122077356 gene encoding phosphatidylinositol 4-kinase alpha 1-like isoform X2: MEALTELCDLIAQNPSQFAEKLEWICSRCPPEGSLSVGSHRLTRLHLNAILAVARFISKCPNHTDHGPRLQVIGFLQSIQASFRQSFWPQSFGIDFISAFYSNFLSYVAKAAELSPDFATEVADFMGGIVIAATIINDEAGISRVFLKAVSQNCPPISPEAADILVSRLLEQFSVAAPTSPREAAFLISENSSSQSSPLGSHHLQPNGSASPRNEASNASVSSSNSVSRVVDDVTTASSRGAAVNGSTIGWRSSVDQLGMNLGYNDSGGGGAAWLRQQIASFEEESVEILEKQEIALRLLWHIVDKVPLGAVHLDQVKIFSKKQLQSSVAFLKIRKRDWTEQGSQLKARINTKLSVSRAAAQLQVKTLISHDSDGKSSKRLLLEALSLLTDVAEACLLSVWRKLRICEELFSCLLNGVAQIAVTRGGQLLRVLFIRLKPLVLTTCAQAGTWGNSQGAMFESVMKTSCEIIEFGWSKDRAPVDTYIMGLASSIRERNDYEEQDGKEKQAVPVVQLNVIRLLADLNVSVNKSEMIDMILPLFIETLEEGDASTPSLLRLQLLDAASRMASLGFEKSYRETVVLMTRSYLNKLSTIGSAESKTMAPEATTERVETLPSGFLLIASGLTSPKLRSDYRHRLLSLCSDVGLAAESKIGRSGADFLGPLLPAVAEICSDFDPTVDVEPSLLKLFRNLWFYVSLFGLAPPIQNSQLPTKSISTTLNSAGSMSATALQAVVGPYMWNSQWSLAIQRIAQGTPPLVVSSVKWLEDELELNALHNPGSRRGNGNEKAAVAQRAALSAALGGRVEVAGMNLITGVKATYLLAVAFLEIIRFSSNGGILHGSTSLTASRSAFSCVFEYLKTPNLMPAVFQCLTAIVHRAFETAVSWLEDRISETGNEAEIRESTLSAHACFLIKNMSQRDEHIRDISVNLLTQLKDRFPQILWSSSCLDSLLFSVSNELPSTVVSDPGWVSTIRSLYQKIVREWITNALSYAPCTTQGLLQEKLCKANTWQRTQPTTDVVSLLSEIRIGTGKNDCWMGIRTANIPAVMAAAAAASGANLKLTEAFNLEVLSTGIVSATVKCNHAGEIAGMRRLYCSIGGFQTGASPMGFGLGMGLQRLKSVVSPQQQQPESESFNEILLTKFVRLLQQFVNLAEKGAELDKSQFREICSQATALLLSNLGSDSKPNLEGFSQLLRLLCWCPAYISTPDSMEVGIFVWTWLVSAAPHLGSLVLAELVDAWLWTIDTKRGLFASDVRSSGPAAKLRPHLSPGEPEMLPDKDPVEGIIAHRLWLGFFIDRFEVIRHDSVEQLLLLGRMLQGTMKFPWHFSRHPAAAGTFFTIMLLGLKYCSCKSQGNLQNFKTGLQLLEDRIYRASLGWFAYEPELYDMNNKIFAQCEAQSVSIFVNYLVNERVDIQSDSSLKGRGRESGSSMGDVKDQYHPIWGHMENYAVGREKRKELLLMLCQLEADRLEVWAQPLNSKDNLSSRSKISSEKWIEYARTAFSVDPRITLSFASKFPTATSLEAEVTQLVQSNILEMRSIPEALPFFVTPKAVDENSPLLQQLPHWAACSITQALEFLTPPYKGHPRVMAYVLRVLESYPPERVTFFMPQLVQALRYDEGGLVEGYLLRATQRSDIFAHILIWNLQGEVPESGKDAVSEKNNSFQELLPIFRQRIIDNFTSKACDMFQREFDFFDKVTSISGVLFPLPKEERRAGIRRYWIDFSRRSKRSIIKMELDKSVDLMDSSLHSTSIVGNWKKLKWMGMTFICQLLLANWFEEFNWIVGYLCSLLRKFLFWSHLMWWIETGITAS, translated from the exons ATGGAAGCATTGACAGAGCTTTGCGACTTAATAGCTCAGAATCCATCACAGTTCGCCGAAAAACTTGAATGGATTTGCAGTCGATGCCCTCCTGAGGGTTCTTTATCCGTTGGATCTCACAGGCTAACGCGGCTTCATCTCAATGCCATTCTTGCAGTCGCAAGATTTATTTCTAAATGTCCCAACCATACCGATCATGGCCCAAGATTGCAGGTCATTGGGTTTCTCCAATCGATTCAGGCTTCGTTTCGTCAATCATTCTGGCCGCAATCTTTTGGGATTGATTTTATTTCTGCCTTTTACTCTAATTTCCTTAGTTATGTCGCCAAGGCGGCGGAGTTATCCCCTGATTTCGCTACTGAAGTCGCTGATTTCATGGGAGGGATCGTGATCGCTGCTACCATTATCAATGACGAGGCTGGAATTTCTAGGGTATTTTTGAAGGCTGTGTCCCAGAATTGCCCGCCAATTTCACCTGAAGCTGCCGATATTTTGGTTTCTCGTCTCTTGGAGCAGTTTTCTGTTGCTGCGCCGACTTCTCCTAGGGAGGCGGCATTTCTGATCTCAGAGAATTCATCATCGCAGAGCTCGCCACTTGGTTCGCACCATTTACAACCGAATGGGAGTGCCAGCCCGCGGAATGAAGCGAGCAATGCCTCCGTGTCGTCAAGCAACTCGGTTTCGAGGGTTGTTGATGATGTCACCACTGCGTCCTCGAGGGGTGCAGCTGTGAATGGCAGCACCATTGGCTGGAGGAGCAGTGTGGATCAGCTTGGTATGAACCTCGGATACAATGACAGTGGAGGAGGAGGCGCGGCCTGGTTGAGGCAGCAAATTGCGTCTTTCGAAGAGGAGTCTGTGGAGATCTTGGAAAAACAAGAGATAGCCTTAAGGTTGCTGTGGCACATTGTGGATAAAGTCCCTCTCGGTGCCGTGCATCTGGACCAGGTCAAGATTTTTTCTAAGAAGCAACTCCAATCTTCAGTAGCTTTTCTCAAG ATAAGGAAGCGTGATTGGACAGAACAGGGGAGCCAGCTAAAGGCCAGAATTAATACAAAGTTATCTGTTTCTCGAGCCGCAGCTCAGTTGCAAGTTAAAACACTTATATCCCATGATTCAGATGGGAAATCCTCAAAGCGGTTGTTGCTTGAGGCACTTTCATTGCTCACCGATGTCGCGGAAGCTTGTTTGCTCTCTGTATGGAGGAAGCTGAGAATCTGTGAGGAGCTGTTCAGCTGCTTGCTTAATGGAGTCGCACAGATTGCTGTCACTCGTGGAGGTCAGCTGTTAAGAGTTCTGTTTATTCGTTTGAAGCCACTTGTTCTGACAACATGCGCTCAG GCTGGTACGTGGGGCAACAGTCAGGGGGCCATGTTTGAAAGTGTCATGAAGACAAGCTGCGAGATAATAGAATTTGGTTGGAGCAAGGACCGGGCTCCTGTGGACACTTATATCATGGGGTTGGCTTCAAGTATCCGTGAACGAAATGATTATGAGGAGCAG GATGGGAAAGAGAAGCAGGCAGTTCCTGTTGTGCAGCTTAATGTTATACGCTTGCTAGCAGATTTGAATGTTTCTGTTAATAAATCTGAAATGATAGACATGATATTGCCACTGTTTATTGAGACCTTAGAAGAGGGAGATGCTTCAACTCCTAGTTTGTTGCGTCTGCAA CTTCTTGACGCTGCATCTCGAATGGCTAGTTTGGGTTTTGAAAAATCTTATCGTGAGACGGTAGTTCTGATGACAAGAAGCTATTTGAATAAACTTTCGACTATAGGATCTGCAGAAAGCAAAACGATGGCTCCAGAAGCCACGACAGAACGTGTAGAG ACTCTTCCTTCAGGGTTCCTTCTGATTGCTAGTGGTCTTACCAGTCCTAAATTGCGGTCAGACTATCGTCATCGATTGCTATCTTTGTGCTCTGATGTTGGGCTGGCTGCAGAGTCCAAAATTGGCAG GAGTGGAGCGGATTTTTTGGGGCCTTTACTTCCTGCCGTTGCTGAAATATGTTCTGATTTTGATCCAACTGTGGATGTGGAGCCTTCACTTTTGAAGCTATTTCGCAACTTGTGGTTctatgtttctctttttggctTGGCACCTCCCATTCAGAATAGTCAGCTTCCAACGAAATCAATTTCCACAACACTGAATAGTGCGGGAAGCATGAGTGCCACAGCCCTTCAAGCTGTGGTTggaccatacatgtggaatagccAATGGTCTTTGGCTATCCAGCGCATTGCTCAAGGAACCCCTCCTCTT gTTGTTAGCTCCGTCAAATGGCTTGAAGATGAGTTAGAACTCAATGCTCTTCACAACCCTGGCAGTCGTCGgggcaatggcaatgagaaaGCTGCTGTAGCCCAAAGGGCTGCACTCTCTGCTGCTTTAGGAGGGCGAGTAGAGGTTGCGGGAATGAACTTGATTACAG GTGTGAAGGCGACATATCTCCTTGCAGTAGCCTTTTTAGAGATAATACGTTTCAGCAGCAATGGCGGCATCCTTCATGGCAGTACTAGTTTGACTGCTTCAAGAAGTGCATTCAGCTGCGTTTTTGAATACCTCAAAACTCCAAATCTAATGCCAGCTGTCTTTCAGTGTTTGACTGCAATTGTCCACAGGGCTTTTGAAACAGCAGTGTCATGGCTG GAGGATCGAATATCTGAAACTGGTAATGAAGCTGAGATAAGGGAGTCTACCCTGTCTGCTCATGCTTgctttcttataaaaaatatgTCTCAAAGGGACGAACATATTCGGGATATTTCTGTTAACTTATTGACTCAActtaaagataggtttccacaG ATTTTGTGGAGTTCGTCGTGTCTGGATTCATTACTGTTCTCGGTTAGTAATGAATTACCTTCTACTGTTGTAAGTGATCCTGGTTGGGTATCGACAATTCGTTCTTTATATCAAAAAATTGTCAGGGAATGGATCACTAATGCGCTTTCATATGCGCCATGCACTACTCAGGGTCTTCTGCAG GAAAAGCTTTGTAAAGCAAACACATGGCAGAGAACGCAGCCTACAACTGATGTGGTTTCTCTTCTATCTGAGATAAGGATTGGTACTGGGAAAAATGATTGCTGGATGGGCATACGCACAGCTAATATTCCTGCAGttatggctgctgctgctgcagctTCAGGGGCAAACTTAAAATTGACAGAAGCTTTTAACTTGGAGGTGCTCTCCACTGGTATTGTCAGTGCAACCGTCAAGTGCAACCATGCTGGGGAAATTGCTGGAATGAGAAGGTTGTATTGCAGCATCGGTGGTTTTCAAACTGGTGCTTCACCAATGGGCTTTGGGCTCGGTATGGGCCTTCAGAGATTGAAATCTGTCGTGTCTCCTCAACAGCAACAACCTGAAAGTGAGTCCTTTAATGAGATACTTCTTACAAAGTTTGTGCGGTTACTGCAACAGTTTGTTAACTTAGCGGAGAAAGGCGCAGAGCTAGATAAGTCACAATTTCGAGAAATATGTTCCCAGGCAACTGCACTACTTCTGTCAAATCTG GGTTCTGattcaaaaccaaatctagAAGGCTTCTCACAACTTCTTCGGCTTCTTTGCTGGTGCCCTGCTTATATCTCAACACCTGATTCAATGGAGGTTGGAATATTTGTATGGACATGGTTAGTCTCTGCTGCTCCACACTTGGGGTCTCTTGTCCTTGCAGAGCTTGTTGATGCATGGTTGTGGACAATTGATACAAAACGGGGTTTATTTGCATCTGATGTGAGGAGTTCTGGACCTGCTGCAAAATTAAGACCCCACCTTTCACCTGGGGAGCCAGAAATGCTGCCTGATAAGGATCCTGTTGAAGGAATAATTGCTCATAGATTATGGCTTGGGTTTTTCATTGATCGCTTCGAG GTAATCCGACATGACAGTGTTGAGCAACTTTTGCTTCTTGGGAGAATGTTACAAGGCACTATGAAATTTCCTTGGCATTTCTCACGCCATCCTGCAGCTGCTGGTACCTTTTTCACTATCATGCTTCTTGGGCTTAAGTACTGCTCATGCAAGTCACAGGGTAATCTGCAGAATTTTAAAACAGGTCTTCAGTTGCTGGAGGACCGAATTTATCG AGCCTCACTGGGTTGGTTTGCCTACGAACCTGAATTGTATGACATGAACAACAAAATTTTTGCTCAATGTGAGGCTCAATCTGTTTCTATATTTGTCAATTATCTTGTGAATGAGCGAGTGGATATTCAATCGGATTCATCTTTGAAGGGACGTGGACGTGAATCTGGAAGTTCTATGGGTGATGTG AAGGATCAATATCATCCCATATGGGGCCACATGGAGAACTATGCTGTTGGAAGAGAAAAACGGAAAGAGTTGTTGTTAATGCTATGCCAGCTTGAGGCTGATAGGCTTGAAGTCTGGGCCCAGCCTCTGAACTCAAA GGATAACCTATCTTCTCGGTCTAAGATTAGCTCAGAGAAATGGATAGAATATGCTAGAACTGCATTTTCTGTGGACCCTCGGATTACTTTGTCCTTCGCTTCAAAATTTCCAACAGCTACCTCTTTGGAGGCTGAAGTAACCCAACTGGTTCAA TCAAACATATTAGAGATGCGCAGCATACCTGAAGCTTTACCATTTTTTGTTACTCCAAAGGCAGTTGATGAAAATTCACCACTTCTACAACAACTGCCACACTGGGCTGCTTGTTCAATTACTCAGGCTCTGGAGTTTCTTACTCCTCCATATAAAGGTCATCCACGTGTCATGGCATATGTTCTTAGGGTTCTGGAGTCATATCCTCCTGAACGAGTAACCTTTTTCATGCCACAGCTTGTGCAAGCTCTACGATATGATGAAGGG GGTTTAGTAGAAGGATATTTGCTTAGAGCCACTCAAAGAAGTGATATATTTGCCCACATTTTGATATGGAATCTACAG GGAGAGGTCCCTGAATCAGGGAAGGATGCAGTCTCTGAAAAG AATAATTCGTTTCAAGAGCTATTGCCCATTTTTAGGCAAAGAATTATTGATAATTTCACCTCAAAGGCCTGTGATATGTTTCAAAGGGAATTCGACTTTTTTGACAAAGTCACGTCAATTTCTGGAGTGCTGTTTCCACTTCCGAAGGAAGAGCGCCGAGCTGGTATCCGGAG